Genomic segment of Mycolicibacterium psychrotolerans:
GTTCGTGCTCGGTGGGCAGATGCGAGCCGACCGGGAACACGCCGTCGACGATCTCCTTGCGCAACGTGCGCGCCACCTGCAGGTAGCGGTGATCACCGGTGGTCGCGGTCATGCCCGCAGCACCGCGAGCACGCTGCCGTCGCCGTCGGCCGAGATGAAGAGCGTGCCGTCCGGAGCCGCGGCGATGCCCGCGAACGGCCCCTGCGGCCCGGAGAACGGCGGCATTCCCCGAAGCGGTTTGGGCTCGACTCCGGGTGGCGCACCGACCGGCAGGGCCGATGCGATCGTCGTGCGCGCCGCGGTCCCGAGGTCCACCTCGACGAGCTCCTTGGCGCCGGCGTCGACGATGTAGAGCAGGCCGTCGCGGACCGCGATGCCCTGCGGATGGTGCAGTCCGTCGACCACCGTGTCGGCGCCTGCGCTGGTGAGCCGCACGACGCGGCCCGCCCCCGACTCGGCGACCAGGGGCACGCCGTCGGTGTCGAACGCGATGCCGACCGGATCGCGCAGACCGGTCGCGAGTGTCTCGACGGTGCCGCCGTGCAGACGGTGCACCCGGCCGGTGCCCAACTCGGCGACCACGACACCGCCGTGGGCGTCGACGGCAACACCGTAGAGCTGATCGAATCCGGTTGCCAGGTAGTCGGATTCGCCCGCTCCCGGCCGGTAACGGGCGACCTGTCCGCCCGAGGTCGTGACGACGAACTCGTCGGCGCCGACGGCGGTGACCCCGCGCAGGAAGCCGGGATAACCGGGGGAGAACAGCATGCCGACCGTCTCCAGCGCACCGGAGGGGCTCACGGCGTAGAAGTAGGTGCCGTCGGCGACATGGAGTCGGCCGCCGGCGACCGTGAGGTCCAGCGGCCAGTTCAGGCCGCCCGGCAACACGGTCGACGCGACGCCGTCCGGGCCGATCTCGGTGATCTCGCCGGTGAAGTTCGACACCACCAGCCGCCCGTCGACGAAGGTCAGGTTGTCCAGGCCCGGCGACAGCTGCGCCACCACGCTGCTGTCGCCCGTGCGTGGGTCGATGCGCAGCACCTCACCGGTGGCCACCTGCGTGGACACCAGGAATCCCTCGGCGTCGAATTTCACCGCGTCCGGCACCCCGAGGCCGGCCGCCACCCGCTGCGGCTCACCAGATCCGTCCGGGTCGACCCGCCAGATCTCGTTGGCGGTCATCAGCGGGTAGTACAGCAATCCGTCCGGCCCCACCTCCATCGCGTTGGGGGAGGGCAACTCGTCGAGCAGGACCCTGGGTGGGCCGCCGTCGAGGGGGAGTTCCATCAGCCGGCCGCCGTCGCGGCACTCCCCGACGAACAGCCGGCCCCGATGCACGGTGATGCCGTTGGCGCACGGCAGATCGTCGCGCAGCACGCGGGTCCGCCCGCCGGTGTCACGTGCGCTGACCCTGCCGTCCATCACCTCGGTCGCATACAGCGTGCCGTCGTCGCCGAAGGCCACGTCGTCGGGTGCGACGATGTCGCCGCCCTGGGCGCTGACGGTGTCCACCGTGCCCGTCGCGACGTCGAGGGCGCTGATCTGACTGCCCGTCACCTGGGCGATGTAGACCCGTCCGTCGGGTCCGGTGCGCAAGCCGTTCGCACCGTAGAGCCGACTCGGTGCGGTGACGCGCCGGACCTGCCAGCCGAACGCAGCGGTCAACGGCTGCGCGGGGTACCGGGCGATCATGGCTCCGCACGTTAGCAAGCCGCAGTAGTCCAGACAATAGCGTGCAGAGCGCTCTTGACGAGCTAAATACGCTGCGGAATAGTGTTCTCCGATATGCAGAGTCATGTTATTTGTCCGGACAAGGAGCTGCCGTAATGGGCGTCTCGCTGCAGCTCGAGGGCCGCGTGGTGGTGGTCTCCGGCGCGGGCGGCGGCGGCATCGGCACGACGGTGACCCGGATGGCAGCCCAGGCGGGCGCCACCGTGGTGGCGGTCAGCCGCTCGCGCGACAATCTCGACGAACACGTCGTCCCGCTCGCGGACGCCGGCCTGGCGGTTCTGCCGGTCGCCGCCGACGCATCCACCGACGACGGCATCGCGACAGTGCTCGACCACGCGCGCCGCGCCGACGGCACGCTCTACGGACTGGTCAACGTCGCGGGCGGTGCCGCACCGGCCACGTGGATGCCGTCCACCCGCGTCACCCGGGAGGACTGGCGCGCACTGTTCACCGCCAACCTGGAGACGGCGTTCTTCATGAGCCAGGCCGTCAGCCGGGAACTGCGGACCCGCGGCCTGGCGGGCTCGATCGTCTCGGTGTCCTCGATCAGCGGCATGAACACCGCACCGTTCCACATCGCGTACGGCACCGCCAAGGCAGCGGTCACGGCGATGACGCGGACGATGGCCGTCGAACTCGCCGCCGACGGCATCCGCGTCAACGCCGTGGCCCCCGGGGTCACCCGTACCGCCGCGTCGGCCACCTACGTCGACGACGATCCCGAGCGGGACCGCACCGCGATCGCGATGGGACGCCGGGGAACCCCCGAGGAACAGGCGGGCGCGATCCTCTTCCTGCTGTCCGACCTGTCGAGCTACATCACCGGCCAGACCCTGCTCGTCGACGGCGGGCTGAACCTGAAGTGGACCCACCTGGGCGCGGACAACACGTCGCTGTTCCTCAGAGACGAGTCCTTCCGAGACACCATCAGGAGCATGTGATGACCGACGTGGACGCCACCGAGGAGCTGTCCGAACCGATGACCATCGGGGTCGAGGCGTATGTCTCCGAGGAGTACGCCCGCGCCGAGCGGGATCGCCTGTGGCGCAAGGTGTGGCTGCAGGTGGGCCGCGTCGAGGAACTGCCCGACGTGGGCAGCTACCTGACCTACGACATCCTCGATGACTCGATCGTCGTCGTGCGCACGGGTCCCGCGGACTTTGCAGCCCACCACAACGTGTGCATGCACCGCGGCAGGCGGCTCATCGACACCCCCGAGGGCGCCAAGAACGCGGTCGGGCGGGCGCGCAAGTCGTTCGTGTGCGGCTTCCACGGCTGGACCTACGGTCTCGACGGCGCCTGCACCCACATCCGCGAACAGGACGACTGGCAGGGCAAGCTCGCTGCGCGCAACACCCACCTCGCCCCCGTCCGCGTGGACACCTGGGGCGGTTGGCTTTTCATCACCATGGACCCCGACTGCGAACCGCTGGCCGACTACCTGTTCCCGGCCGCCAAGATCCTCGACCCGTTCGGGTTGGAGAACATGCGCTACAAGTGGCGCAGATGGCTGGCCTTCGACTGCAACTGGAAGGTGGCGCTGGAGGCGTTCAACGAGACCTACCACGTGTTCACCACGCATCCGGAGTTCAACAGGTTCGGTGAGTTCAAGGGCTGGGCGAAAGCCCAAGGGCGGCACAGCAACATTGGCTACGACGCACCGAAGGGCATGGACGAGACCAAGTCCAAGATCCGGCTCGGCACCGGTGACCCGCGCGTCTCGACCGCCGAGATGCAGGTCTACACCATGGAGGAGACCAACGCGACCACCACCCAGACGCTGGTGAACGCGGCGAAGCGACTCGTCGACGAGTTGCCAGAGGGCACCCCCGCCGACAAGGTGCTCGAACACTGGCTCGCCTCGGCCCGCCGCGACGACGAGGCCCGCGGCGTGATCTGGCCGACGATCCCCGCCGACGTGCTGGGGCAGAGCGGCACCGCCTGGCAGATCTTCCCGAACTTCCAGATCGGCCAGGGTCTGACGAGCGCCCTGTGTTACAGCGCCCGGCCCGATCCGGGCTACAACCCGAACCGGTGCATCTTCGAGGTCGCCGTGTTCGAGCTGTACCCGAAAGGGCAGGAGCCGGAGACGGAATGGGTCTACACGCCCAAGGATTCGCCGGGCTGGCGCTCGGTGCTGCCGCAGGATTTCTCGAACATGGCCGCCGTGCAGCAGGGCATGAAGTCCGCAGGCTTCCCCGGTACGCTGCCCAACCCGTACCGCGAACGCAGCACCGTGAACCTGCACCACCAGCTGGCGAAGTACATGGGCACCGGCGCCCCCGAGCAGTTGTGATTTCGGCGTGAACATCTGCGCTCAGCGACGACAACCACGCCGAAATCGCCACGGAGGAGGATCGTGAAACCCTGCGGGCCCACCGACACCCCCGACGACATCGACATCGAGGCGCTGCGGCAGAAGTACGCCCAGGAGCGGGCGAAGCGCCTGCGCCCGGAAGGCTCCGGGCAGTACCTGGAACTCACCGACGACTTCGCCGACTTCTACGAGATCGATCCGTACACCCCGCTGACCGAGCGAGACCCGGTCGTCGAGACCGCCGAGGTCGTGATCCTCGGCGGCGGGTTCGCCGGGTTGCTGGCCGGGGCGTATCTGAAGAAGGCCGGCGTCGAGGGCGTGCGGGTGGTCGAGATGGCCGGCGACTTCGGCGGCGTGTGGTACTGGAACAGATTCCCCGGAATCCAGTGCGACAACGACGCGTACTGCTACATCCCGCTTCTCGAGGAGCTGGGGTTCATGCC
This window contains:
- a CDS encoding SMP-30/gluconolactonase/LRE family protein codes for the protein MIARYPAQPLTAAFGWQVRRVTAPSRLYGANGLRTGPDGRVYIAQVTGSQISALDVATGTVDTVSAQGGDIVAPDDVAFGDDGTLYATEVMDGRVSARDTGGRTRVLRDDLPCANGITVHRGRLFVGECRDGGRLMELPLDGGPPRVLLDELPSPNAMEVGPDGLLYYPLMTANEIWRVDPDGSGEPQRVAAGLGVPDAVKFDAEGFLVSTQVATGEVLRIDPRTGDSSVVAQLSPGLDNLTFVDGRLVVSNFTGEITEIGPDGVASTVLPGGLNWPLDLTVAGGRLHVADGTYFYAVSPSGALETVGMLFSPGYPGFLRGVTAVGADEFVVTTSGGQVARYRPGAGESDYLATGFDQLYGVAVDAHGGVVVAELGTGRVHRLHGGTVETLATGLRDPVGIAFDTDGVPLVAESGAGRVVRLTSAGADTVVDGLHHPQGIAVRDGLLYIVDAGAKELVEVDLGTAARTTIASALPVGAPPGVEPKPLRGMPPFSGPQGPFAGIAAAPDGTLFISADGDGSVLAVLRA
- a CDS encoding SDR family NAD(P)-dependent oxidoreductase, which translates into the protein MGVSLQLEGRVVVVSGAGGGGIGTTVTRMAAQAGATVVAVSRSRDNLDEHVVPLADAGLAVLPVAADASTDDGIATVLDHARRADGTLYGLVNVAGGAAPATWMPSTRVTREDWRALFTANLETAFFMSQAVSRELRTRGLAGSIVSVSSISGMNTAPFHIAYGTAKAAVTAMTRTMAVELAADGIRVNAVAPGVTRTAASATYVDDDPERDRTAIAMGRRGTPEEQAGAILFLLSDLSSYITGQTLLVDGGLNLKWTHLGADNTSLFLRDESFRDTIRSM
- a CDS encoding aromatic ring-hydroxylating oxygenase subunit alpha, giving the protein MTDVDATEELSEPMTIGVEAYVSEEYARAERDRLWRKVWLQVGRVEELPDVGSYLTYDILDDSIVVVRTGPADFAAHHNVCMHRGRRLIDTPEGAKNAVGRARKSFVCGFHGWTYGLDGACTHIREQDDWQGKLAARNTHLAPVRVDTWGGWLFITMDPDCEPLADYLFPAAKILDPFGLENMRYKWRRWLAFDCNWKVALEAFNETYHVFTTHPEFNRFGEFKGWAKAQGRHSNIGYDAPKGMDETKSKIRLGTGDPRVSTAEMQVYTMEETNATTTQTLVNAAKRLVDELPEGTPADKVLEHWLASARRDDEARGVIWPTIPADVLGQSGTAWQIFPNFQIGQGLTSALCYSARPDPGYNPNRCIFEVAVFELYPKGQEPETEWVYTPKDSPGWRSVLPQDFSNMAAVQQGMKSAGFPGTLPNPYRERSTVNLHHQLAKYMGTGAPEQL